The genome window TCTCGGCAAGTCTTTCAAGAAATTCGAGAACTAGTTCGAGCAGAGCTTAATCTGCATAACAACTTGCCAAAAAAGGCTCTGGCTATTTTGAATGCACAAATTGTACAGTGTAAAGAGACCGGACGGCATCTTCGTTTAATGGAAGGATTGTTACTACGTTGCAGGGCATTGTATGCTCTGAAGCGTACTGATGATGCCGTGGCTGATGTTTCTCAGGCTCTGTCACTTGCGGAAAAAGGCGGTTTTTACCGGCTATTCCTTGATGCTGGCGTTGAAATCCATCAATTGTTGCGACTTGTCGTTAAAGGTGATGTCAATAAACAGACAGAAAATGTAATCGTATTTTTAGGGGAAATTAATGAATTATTGCTTACTGACTCTGAAACACAAGAAAGTAAAACAAAACCCGATCAGCCTCAAGATACTTTGCTTGAACCAATGACCAAGCGTGAAAGACAAATGTTGGATTTTATTAAAACCGGAGAAACGAATAAGGATATTGCTGACAAGTTGTTTATTTCAGAGCAAACAGTCAAATGGCACTTGCATCAACTCTATAAAAAGTTAGGGGTTAAAAATAGAACAAGTGCTATTGCCAAAGCCAGGGCTTTATTATTGATATAGCTGATGACTTATTGAACATGATCTCTCGAGCATCCTGAAACTCGTCTCTTGAAATTGTATTAACCAGTCCTATAAAGTGTGGATATTTCCTTCTATGGTACGTTATGTACCGCACTATTTTCCAGCTAGTTAATCGATGTAAAGTTCTCCTTGAGTCAAGTTTGCTTTACTCACCCCAAACAAAATAATTTTTTATAGTCGCCACAGCTTCAATCGCCCGACTGTAAAACTATGTTTTTACGTCAAATATTTAAATCTAGCCAGCACTAGAACGAGAGTCAAGAAGATGTAATAAACTCGGGGAAGCACCAGATTGTGAATACCAACTTTCGTTGGTTTCCCTAGCATTTTTTATTCGCTAAGCTATTTATTATTGCAATAGTAATTGCCTGGAGAAAACATCATGAATGCCTTAATATTAAGTGTAAAACCAAACTCCGTTGACATAACTCCCCGCGTCGATAAATGCGTTACATTTTGGAACATCAGAAATGTGATCAAATCAATTATTACTTCATTAATTGTTATTGGCTTTCTGAATACGGAAATGAATTCTTCAGATATTTACTTTACACTGGCGTCCATGCTATGGCTTTGGCAGGGCGCTATAGAGAAAATAGAGTTTTAGACTTTGATGGCTCGCTCAATGGGTGAGTACAAAGTAAAGTGAAAACTCTCTCCTGATATTAGGCAGCCGTCGTTAACCTAGCTTTATATCGCTCTTCAAGTCAATTGACCATCCAACGGTCTTTCCTCCTCAATCTCGGTGTAAAACCTAGCAGATTTACCTTGAATTTTTATGATTTTGTTCCATTTAATTACATGCCTATGCACTTTGCTCAGCAATAAAGTTAAAAAACTGTAGGAGGCCTTACTTTTAACAAAAGCATTCCAGATCTCTTTTAAAGGTCGCGGTTAAAAAGGCTCCTACGAGTCATGATCCCAAATTAAATAACAGCTCCTGAGATATCTACATAATCATGTTATTTTATTACTACTGGGATAAAGTTACCGCCGCTGTTCACCATCCTTGGTGGTACATGCTTGCCATTGGTCTATTGGTTCATCCTACTTGTTTTACATGGAGTAGCTGCCACAACATCTATGAATTCGCAGTTCTACTTTCACAATTAACCGGTGTCAGCCCAAAGGGTTTCTGTATCGCAGGGTTATATGCTGCTAATTCATCGTATTTTAGGTGCCAGATTTTTATATAGTTGTAAAAAGGCGCTGTAGGATAAAGATGATGGATTAGATGATAATTTTGGTAGACAAAAAAGGGGGTTAACAACCATTCCCAGCCGCGTCTGATCGTAGAAGCCTGGTATTCGTTTTCTTCCGCGGTAATGTTACCCGGATAATGGGGAAGAAATACAAAAATTAAGGCTACCATTGCAAGCGCTACCCGTGTTGGTAAAAACCACAAAAACAGTAGCTCCATTCCAAAACCAAAATAAATTAATGTTGTAATTACTACTGCGAAAATCGCCAATGTGATTAGTAGTGACTTTGAGTGACGTTCTTTTTGTTTACCGCCATCTCGCATAAAACAGTACAGATAATAGAGATCAAAGTTGGCCCAGCGCAAAGGTAGAGTCCACCATTGGCCATGGTGAATAAACTGATCCGGATCCTTTTCACCACTGGTAAATCGATGGTGCTGAAAATGAGCCCAGCGGCCTATTTCAAAGGGAGCTGCAGGGATCATCAGCATCATGGAGAAGCGGCCGAAAAAGTCATTGACGAAGTTATTGCTGGACAGTGCGCGGTGCATGGCTTCATGCATAATGGTAAACAGTAAATACAAGCCTACGCCATTGGTTAGCGTGGCGCCCCACAGAGGCATTTTGTCACTTAATGCCATATATGAACCACCAGCCATAACTGCTAGGCCGAGCAGGAATAGTCCGAATGCTGGTAATGAAAGTGCAGGGGTCTTCTTAAGCTCAAGAAAGTATTCTTCCTTACTTGGCAGATATGAGGTTGTTTCTTTGTTAGACATGATTGCTTACTCCTAAATCTATATTTATTTCTGTTGGGAAAAGGGAAATGATTTACTTATATCCCTGATATCCGATTCTGTGCTGTGCGGTATTCGTGTTCAAGTCGCGATACAACGTCTTTGGCCGGTAGAAGTTCCTTGACGGCACCGATACCATGACCACAACCCCAAATATCCCGCCAAGCCTTTGCATCGTTGTTTTCAGCAGAGCCGAAGTTCATTTTTGACGGGTCACTCTCAGGCAGATTATCGGGATCCATGCCGGCCGCCTCAATGGAAGGACGCAGGTAGTTGCCGTGTACCCCGGTGAACAGATTACTGTAAACAATATCTGAGGAAGCATGATCTATTACCGCTTGTTTATACTCGTTGCTGGCGTTCGCCTCATTGGTTGCGATAAAAGTTGACCCCATATACGCCATATCTGCCCCCATGGCCTGCGCAGCCAGTACCGCATCGCCAGTGGCAATGGAACCTGACAATAACAGTGGCCCTTCAAACCATTCGCGGATTTCCTGGATCAGGGCGAAAGGCGACGTGGTGCCAGCATGCCCTCCTGCGCCAGCAGCTACCGCAATAAGCCCATCAACGCCTTTGGACACGGCCTTTTTTGCAAATTTATTATTGATCACATCGTGAAACACTAATCCACCGTATGAGTGAACAGCATCAATGACGGACTCTTTGCATCCCAGTGAGGTAATTACTATAGGCACCTTATACTTAACGCAAAGAGCTAGATCGTGCTCAAGCCGTTCATTGGAGCTATGGACAATCTGATTCACGGCAAATGGTGCCGCACGTCGCTCTGGATCTGTTGCATTGTGTTGCTCTAGTTCATCGGTGATGCGCTGCAACCAAACTTCCAGGCTCTCAGCCGGGCGTGCATTAAGTGAGGGGAAAGAGCCAACAATACCCATTTTGCATTGGGCGATAACAAGTTCCGGATTGGATAAAATAAACATAGGGGCAGCCACCACGGGCAAAGATATGTTGTCTGCTAATGATATTGGTAATGCCATATCAAATTCTCCTGAATAAAATCTACATTTTGGCTAACAAATAGTGGCTTTAGTGACCACCATCTCTTTGTTCGTATTTATAACCTTTGCCGGTCTGGCTTATATTAAGCTTCGGCAACGTTCTGCTCTAACATGCCACGCATGGCATCGTTGTATGGTGGGCGCATGAATCCGGCTACCTCCTCGCAAGGCGTCTGCGAATAAACCGCCTTTAAATGCGAGAACTCACGAAACCCATCAATACCGTGATAGCGACCCATGCCGCTAGCGCCAACACCACCGAAGGGAAGATCATTACAGATCACTTGCACAATAACATCGTTGATAGTAATGCCACCAGATAGAAGATCGTCACGTAAGCGGGCTTTGTGGGTGTCATTTTCACCAAAATAATAAAGCGCCAGCGGATGATCTTGGCTATTTATATACTCAATCACTTCATCTATCTGACGATAGGTTTTTAACGGCAGCAATGGCCCAAAGATCTCTTCTTGCATCACCGCGGTTTTGTTCGAAGGATTTAATAGTACCCGTGGCAAAAGTTTTCGGTTGACTGCTTCATCATAGGTTTCGTTTGCCGGGTTGAATGTTATGACTTCAACACCCTGCGCTGCAGCATCTTCAAGGAGCAACTGTATTCTATTGAAATGATTTTGATTAACGATAGACGTGTATTCGGGGTTATTCTCTATGGTTGGATACAATACTTTAGTTGCCTTTTCCAATTCTACAAGTAAAGGCGAAAGCATCTCTTCTGGCACAAATGCATAATCCGGGCAGACACAAACCTGCCCGGCATTAAATAGTTTTCCAGTCATTAAACGAGCAGCGACAACTTGTAAATCAGCATCTTTATCGATAATCACTGGTGATTTTCCGCCCAGCTCTAATGTTACAGGAGTTAGGTTTTGGGCCGCGGCACGCATGACATGACGACCGTTATCAGTTGATCCGGTAAACACAATGTGGTCGAAAGGAAGCTGGGTAAATTGCTCTGAAATATTATTACCTAATATGACCGTAATCTCTGTTGGATCGAAAAATTCCGCAACCATTTCACCAATTAATTGTGCGGTTTTTGGTGTCACGGAAGATGGTTTTATCATGGCTCTATTACCAGCAGCTAATACACACACCAATGGAGCCAGTACTAAGTGAACTGGAAAATTCCACGGACCGATGATGCCAACAACACCTTTAGGCATATAACGCACCTCGGCACTGGCTCCTGCTTCAAAGGCAGGTGAGGGTGCTTGTCGCTGTTCTGGCTTCATCCATTGCGCTAAGTGAACAAGGGCATCTTTGGCATGCTCTACTGTTGCAAAGATTTCAGTCAGTCGAGAGAGTTCGTATGGACGAGAACCAAAGTCCTCCGCGACAGCATTACAAATTTGTCGGTCGTATTTTTTGAGCATTGCTAGTAGGCGATCTAGTCGGTCAATTCGGGTTTTTAACTCGGGATAACCATCCTGTTTAA of Thalassotalea fonticola contains these proteins:
- a CDS encoding NAD(P)H-dependent flavin oxidoreductase codes for the protein MALPISLADNISLPVVAAPMFILSNPELVIAQCKMGIVGSFPSLNARPAESLEVWLQRITDELEQHNATDPERRAAPFAVNQIVHSSNERLEHDLALCVKYKVPIVITSLGCKESVIDAVHSYGGLVFHDVINNKFAKKAVSKGVDGLIAVAAGAGGHAGTTSPFALIQEIREWFEGPLLLSGSIATGDAVLAAQAMGADMAYMGSTFIATNEANASNEYKQAVIDHASSDIVYSNLFTGVHGNYLRPSIEAAGMDPDNLPESDPSKMNFGSAENNDAKAWRDIWGCGHGIGAVKELLPAKDVVSRLEHEYRTAQNRISGI
- a CDS encoding coniferyl aldehyde dehydrogenase, which produces MSVTVDKSSMNLLLNHQRESFKQDGYPELKTRIDRLDRLLAMLKKYDRQICNAVAEDFGSRPYELSRLTEIFATVEHAKDALVHLAQWMKPEQRQAPSPAFEAGASAEVRYMPKGVVGIIGPWNFPVHLVLAPLVCVLAAGNRAMIKPSSVTPKTAQLIGEMVAEFFDPTEITVILGNNISEQFTQLPFDHIVFTGSTDNGRHVMRAAAQNLTPVTLELGGKSPVIIDKDADLQVVAARLMTGKLFNAGQVCVCPDYAFVPEEMLSPLLVELEKATKVLYPTIENNPEYTSIVNQNHFNRIQLLLEDAAAQGVEVITFNPANETYDEAVNRKLLPRVLLNPSNKTAVMQEEIFGPLLPLKTYRQIDEVIEYINSQDHPLALYYFGENDTHKARLRDDLLSGGITINDVIVQVICNDLPFGGVGASGMGRYHGIDGFREFSHLKAVYSQTPCEEVAGFMRPPYNDAMRGMLEQNVAEA
- a CDS encoding fatty acid desaturase, producing the protein MSNKETTSYLPSKEEYFLELKKTPALSLPAFGLFLLGLAVMAGGSYMALSDKMPLWGATLTNGVGLYLLFTIMHEAMHRALSSNNFVNDFFGRFSMMLMIPAAPFEIGRWAHFQHHRFTSGEKDPDQFIHHGQWWTLPLRWANFDLYYLYCFMRDGGKQKERHSKSLLITLAIFAVVITTLIYFGFGMELLFLWFLPTRVALAMVALIFVFLPHYPGNITAEENEYQASTIRRGWEWLLTPFFVYQNYHLIHHLYPTAPFYNYIKIWHLKYDELAAYNPAIQKPFGLTPVNCESRTANS